The proteins below come from a single Chryseobacterium sp. MA9 genomic window:
- a CDS encoding biopolymer transporter ExbD: MAEVIAQEKQGSKQKKKMIRVDMTPMVDLGFLLITFFMFTTNFTKPNVMDLGLPAKDPNTLPTDHVIGDQNQVTFILGKDNRVFYHQSNQKDLNTGNLKETDFSGIKISKIISEAYKNAPVPKNFTVIVKPTDEANYKNFVDMLDNLAISKKERYGVTDIKPWETKVYKELTQ; this comes from the coding sequence ATGGCAGAAGTAATTGCACAAGAAAAACAAGGCAGCAAACAAAAGAAAAAAATGATCAGAGTAGATATGACTCCTATGGTAGATCTGGGATTCCTATTGATTACATTCTTTATGTTCACAACCAATTTTACAAAACCTAATGTAATGGATTTAGGACTACCCGCAAAGGATCCCAATACTCTTCCGACTGATCATGTAATCGGAGATCAAAATCAGGTTACATTTATCCTCGGGAAAGATAACCGTGTATTTTATCATCAGAGCAACCAGAAAGATTTGAATACAGGGAATCTTAAAGAAACTGATTTCAGTGGAATAAAAATTTCAAAAATCATTTCTGAGGCTTATAAAAATGCGCCGGTACCTAAAAACTTCACCGTAATCGTGAAGCCAACGGACGAAGCTAATTACAAAAATTTTGTGGATATGCTGGATAATCTGGCCATTTCCAAAAAGGAACGATATGGCGTAACTGATATCAAACCTTGGGAAACAAAGGTTTACAAGGAATTAACTCAATAA
- a CDS encoding alpha/beta fold hydrolase codes for MLNFERKGNGKETLVLLHGFMENLSIWSDMEHHLSKDFSLLKIDLPGHGQSEILAEVHTMELMAEEVKKVLDNQHLEKIHLLGHSMGGYTSLAFAEKYPNSLKSLTLFFSTYFSDDEEKKQQRIKSYRIIRDAFAHYARAGIPNLFNPNERDILEGKIETALETALSTNNLGALACVKGMVERTDKKHILENLEAKILILAGKHDNAVKTDMMIKHLPDRTNIKSYILDCGHNGHWEKPGICAEIINTELLHNLPKKLLL; via the coding sequence ATGCTGAACTTTGAAAGAAAAGGAAACGGAAAAGAAACATTGGTACTTCTTCACGGATTTATGGAAAACCTATCCATCTGGAGCGATATGGAGCATCATCTTTCCAAAGATTTCTCTCTGCTCAAAATTGACCTTCCCGGCCACGGGCAGTCTGAAATTCTTGCGGAAGTTCACACCATGGAGCTGATGGCCGAAGAAGTAAAAAAGGTTTTAGACAATCAGCATTTAGAAAAAATTCACCTTTTGGGACATTCTATGGGAGGATATACGTCTCTCGCTTTTGCAGAAAAATACCCCAACTCTCTGAAAAGCTTAACATTATTTTTCTCCACCTATTTTTCGGATGACGAAGAGAAAAAACAGCAGCGCATCAAAAGCTACAGAATCATTAGAGATGCATTTGCCCATTATGCAAGAGCTGGCATTCCCAATTTATTCAATCCCAATGAAAGAGATATACTGGAGGGAAAAATTGAAACAGCTCTTGAAACAGCTCTATCTACCAACAATCTGGGTGCTCTTGCCTGTGTAAAAGGTATGGTAGAAAGAACTGACAAAAAACATATCCTGGAAAATCTGGAAGCTAAAATTCTGATTTTGGCAGGTAAGCATGACAACGCTGTAAAAACAGATATGATGATCAAACATCTTCCGGACAGGACAAATATCAAATCTTATATTCTGGACTGCGGACACAACGGACATTGGGAAAAACCTGGTATCTGTGCCGAAATCATCAATACAGAACTTCTTCACAACCTTCCTAAGAAACTTCTTTTATGA